CCTGGGCCGCCTAGATCATAAAAACCTGGCAGTGTGTAATCCTCAAACCATGCGTCCATAGCAGGGTCAACAGTGGTGCCATAGTAAGTCCAGCCTGCAACACCCGGTGCGGCAGGAGGAACGTAAACCTTAGAGGCCCCCGTCCAACTGCCTAATGGTGTGGTGTCCATAATAACATAAGCGGCAAAAGCTGCATAATGAACATAATTAGGCGGAATATCTGCGTATGTACCAATCCAGACAGTTTCGCCCGGTGTTAAAGTTATTTCTGAGCCGACCTCCTGACCATCGACTACCAGCGATAGAGTAGCGTTTGCTGCGGATGATAAAGCTAACAGGCATATCAAAATCAGTAACCTCTTTATCTTATTTTCCTCCTAAA
The sequence above is drawn from the Phycisphaerae bacterium genome and encodes:
- a CDS encoding PEP-CTERM sorting domain-containing protein, with amino-acid sequence MICLLALSSAANATLSLVVDGQEVGSEITLTPGETVWIGTYADIPPNYVHYAAFAAYVIMDTTPLGSWTGASKVYVPPAAPGVAGWTYYGTTVDPAMDAWFEDYTLPGFYDLGGPGLYGEVEFRCDAPGDVFINLYDDAFDMVDTLTIHQIPEPATLILLSLGGLVLRRKH